The Halobaculum magnesiiphilum genome contains the following window.
ACCGACAGATCCGGGGGAACTCCTACACCGGCGGCGGCGGCGTCTACCGCCGGTCGATCGCCGACCCCGAGCTGGAGGAGGTCGGGCGGGCGCTCCTGGCGGAGCTCGACTGGCACGGGCTCGCGTGCATCGAGTACATGCGCGACGCCGCGACCGGCGAGTACGTCCTGACCGAGATCAACCCGCGGATGTGGCAGTCGCTCCCGTCGACGGTCCACGCGGGCGCCGACTTCCCCTGGTACTACTGGCTGGCCGCGACCGGACGGGCGGACGCGATCGACGACGGCTACGACGTGGGAGTCGGGACGCACATGCTCTACGGCGAACTCGGCTACCTCCTGAGCGTCCTGACCGAGGACTCCCCGCACGTCGAGCGACCCTCGTTGCCCGGCACCCTTCGGGAGATCTGTGCCTCGATCGTCCGCGAACCGCGGTTCGATTACCTCAAACTCGACGACCCCGGCCCGTTCGTCGCCGGCGCCCGCAGGGTCCTCCCCGACCGTGTCGCCGACGGGCGGTGGATGTCGTGGCTGACCCGCACGGACGACCGCGCGCCCCCACACTCCTGATCGACGCCGCCCTCGGCGACGACGACGTACACATCAGCTATTCAATACGATATGGCAACCATTGACGAGAGCCGTCGCTTTCAACACGGTTCCGGGAGTATGTGACTGTCACCCATGAGTCTCACCGGATCCGACCGCGTCTTCTGTCACGACTGTGGCAGGGGATTCGACTCCGAAGCGGAACTCGAACGACACGTACGCGGGGAGCAGGTCGACGAGTAGCGGCTACCAGTCCTACTCGGCCTCGACGCGTTCGCGCGCCGCCGCGACGAGCAGCGGGAGGAACACCGTCGCGTCCCCGTAGACGGAGGCGTTCTCCGCGTCCGTCTCCAGTTTCCCCCACGATCGAGCCTCCTCCAGCGTCGCCCCCGAGAGTCCGCCGGTCGCCTCCGGATCCATCGTGATCTGGACGGCGTAGTCGTACGCCCGCGGCGTCACGAGCATCGTCTGGAGGGTGAAGTTCTTCGGGACGCCGCCGCCGATCAGCAGACAGCCCGCGGTGTCGGCCTCGAACGCCAGATCCGTCAGCGGCGTCATGTCCGCCAGCGCGTCGAGCGTCAGGTCCGACGTCTGGGCGTACATCCACGCCTGGAGTCCGAGCACGGAGTCCTGCACGGCCGGACAGTAGATCGGCACGTCGTGTTCGTAGGCGGCGGCGGCGACGCCGGGGCCCTCCGAGACGGCCTCGCGCTCGTTGACCTCGGCGTTCGCCCGGCCCAACTCCCCGGTCAACTCGGCGATCGAGACCGCACCGTCGCGCTCGGCCAACGGCGGGAACACCTCATCGCGGAGGTGCGCCTCGAACTCCGCGAAGTGCTCCTGCGGGAGATAGACGTTGTAGATGCGGTCGACCTCCTCGTCGCGCAGCTGCTCGTCGTGTTCGCGGAGGCTCTTGCCCGCCTGGCGCTCCTCGCCGTGATGGTGTTTCCCGCCGATCGCCTCGATCGCGTCGTGGGTGAGGTTCGCCCCCGTCGTCACGAGCGCGTCGACGTAGCCGTCGCGGATGAGGTCCGCGACGATCCGCCGCATGCCGGTGGGAACCATCGCGCCCGCCAGCGAGACGAAGACGGTGCAGTCGTCGTCGGCCCACATCTCCGAGAGCACGTCCGCGGCGCCGTGGACCGACTCCGCGCCGATGCCCGCGTGGCCGTACTGCTCGACCAGCTCGGCGACAGTCATGCCGCCGCGGACCCGCGCGTGTCCGAGCGGGTCGTGGTCGAACGCCTCGCGCTGGGGCGGCTCCCACTTCCCGCCGTCGTCGCCGCCGGTGTCCTCGTCGCTCATTGTCGGGCGTGCGTCCGGGGGACGCTTGAAGCGCGTGGTTCACGGCGGCGAGCGTGCCGCGACGCTGGGTCCGCCGTCGGCGCCACCGGTGCCGAGTTACAATCCGGTCGGGTGGTCGATGTAGTGCGTCTCAAGCCCCCACTCCTCGGCGAGCGACTGCAGCGCGCGCACGCCGAACGTCTCGGTCGCGTAGTGGCCCGCGAGGAACACGGAGACGCCCGCCTCGCGCGCCTCGTGGTACACCTTTCCCTTCCCCTCGCCGGTGACGAGCGCGTCGAGGCCGAGCGCCTCGGCCTCGCGCAGCCAGTCGCTCCCGCTGCCGGTGACGATCCCCACGTCCTCGATCCTGTCGGGGCCGAAGTCGAGCACCTGGACGCCCTCGCCGGCGTGGGCCAGCGACGCCTCCAGCGTCCCCGCGAGTTCGTCGGCCGCGTAGCCGTCGGGGGCGACGCCGCGCTGGCCGACGTACTCGGGACCCGTCTCGCCGAACGGCTCGCGGTCGACGAGGTCGAGCACGTCGGCGACGCCGGCGGCGTTCCCCAGCTCCCGGTGGCCGTCGAGCGGGAGATGCGAGACGTACAGCGCCACGTCGTTCGCGACGAGCGGCTCGATACGGTCGTACTCGCGACCCGTCACGCGGTCGAGGCCGCCCCAGATCATCCCGTGGTGGGTCACGAGCGCGTCGGCGCCGGTGTCGACGGCGGCCGCGGCGGTCGCCTCGACGGCGTCGACGGCGAACGCGACGGTCTCCACCTCGCCGGCGCGCGAGCCGACCTGCAGGCCGTTGGGGGAGGCGTCGAGATCGGCGTACGCGTCGGTGTCCAGTTCCGCGTCGAGTCGGTCGACGAACTCCGAACGCTCCATGCCCGGGCGGACGGGCGGGGGCCGCTTGTAGCCACCGCGTCGGCGACGTGGATCGGTTCGGAACGGCGAGAAGACGTCAGCGCGCGTCCGCGTGCGAGTACACCGCCTCGCGCAGGAGCTTCCCGGCCAGCGCCGCCGCCTGGCCGTCGTCGCGGTCGTTCACCTCGACGGCGTCGATCCCGACGCAGTGGGGTGCCACCGCCCGCACGGCGTCGCGGATCTCGCGGGGCGAGAGGCCGAACGGCTCCATCGTGCCCGTGCCCGGCGCGAAACCGGGATCGGCGCCGTCGATGTCGATCGAGAGGTACGCCTCACGGCCGCCGAAGCCGTCGAACTCGCGGACCCAGTCGGTCACGTCCTCGGGCGCGACGACGGTCACGTCGGGGGCGTCGGCGCGCTCCCACTCCTCGGGGGAGCCGGTGCGCGCGCCGAGCACGACCACCTCGTCGACGGTTGGGTGGTCGCCTCCCGAGCTCTCGTCGCTCTCGTATCCGTCGAGACACCGTCGGACGACACACGCGTGGCTCAGCGGGTTGCCGTCGTAGGCGTCGCGCAGATCGAGGTGTGCGTCGACCGTGACGAGCACGTCGGGGTCGCTGGCGCGCACCCCCGCCCAAGTGACGGTGTGTTCGCCGCCCAGGAGGAACGGGACGGCGTCGTCGATGACGGCCGCGCGCAGCTCGGCGGTCAGGTGATCGAGGTACTCGTCGAGTGCGTCCCACGCGGGCACGTCGCCCGCGTCGTGGACGCGGAGATCGGAGAAGAACGAATCCGTCCGTCGGTCGTAGTCGTCGTAGGTCGCGGCGAACTTGCGGACCCGCTCGGGTCCGAAGCGGGTCCCCGGCTGGAACGTCGTCGTCGCGTCGAGCGGCGCGCCCGTGAGGACGTACGCCGCCTCGTCGCGATCGGCGTTCGCGCCGGGGAAGCGCATGGGACTATCCGACGACCTTCCGCTGTCCCTCGTACTCGAGGTACTCGATGTTCTGGTCGGGCGTGAAGTCCTCGTCCTCGGGTACGCGCATCGTGAACGTCTCGTAGGTGTCGAGGTCCATGACCTGGGCGTCGTTGCCGGAGACGGAGACGACCTGGCCCTGCTTGCGCTGGATGATCGGCACCCACACCTTCGCGTCGACGGGCTGGGAGAGCGATCGCTTCTTGTCGTCGAACACGCCCTTGCCCTCGATCCGGGCCTTCGCGCTCCCGTGCTTGCCGGGCTTCGCGGTGCTGTAGGCGTTGATCTTGCAGGGGGAGTCCTCCATCATCACGTAGCTCCCCTCTTGCAGCTCGCGGACCTGCTTCTGCTCTCTCGGCATACCACGCGGTTCCCGTCGGACCGGTATAAACGGTTTGATAGCGCCGGAGGCGCGGGAGATCCGTCACGCGCTGCGCCGAGTGAGCACGGCTCACTACGTGATTATCTCCCGTCACGGCGAACGGGATCCTATGACCGACGACACGGGGAGGCCGACCCGCGACGGACGAACCCGACCCGAAGACGGCGACGAGACCGCCAGGGACGACAGCGAGGCCGTCCCGGGAACGATCGGCGAGGCGAGCGCGGCGGCCTCCGACACGTCGCCCGACGACGAGACGCCGATGGCGAAGGTGTACTACGAGGACGGGGATCCGGTGGTGCTCGCGGCGGCGTTCGTCATCGAGGACTGGCCGTGGGTCGTCGGCTTCGACCAGGCCGGCACCGACGGCTACGACTACGTCTCGATCCCGATCGACCGGATCGTCGGCGTTCGCAGCCCGCGGTACGCCGCCTTCTCGCACAACGGCCGTCGCGTCACCGCCTACGGCGTCATGGACGGGGAGACACGGGAGTTCCGCGATCTGCTCCCGTTGTAAGGCACAGCATCGTCGCTGGCTACGCCGTCACCAGTCGATGACCTCGCGGTTCCGCCAGAACCGCCCGCCGGGACCGTCGCGAAAGCGCGCGAGCCACGTCGGCGTCGCCGCGCCCTCGGCGGGCGTCCGCGGCGCCTCCTCGCCGCCCATCTCGGTGTGGGCCCAGCCGGGACACGCCGAATTGGCGATCAGCCCCTCGTCGGCGTACTCGCCGTGGAGGTACTTCGTGAGCCCGTTGAGGCCAGTCTTCGTCACGCGGTAGGCCGGCGACCCGCCGGACTGCTCCTCGCCGAGCGCGCCCATCCCCGAGGAGACGTTGACGATCCGCGGGGAGTCGGTGTTCAACATCGGCGGGAGCGCGTACTTGCACAGCAGCATGGGGCCGCGGAGGTTCACCGAGATGGAGTGGTCGATGTGGTGCGTCTGCTCCTCGTGTAGCGGCTCCCCGAAGTGACCGACGCCGGCGTTGTTGACGAGGATGTCGAGCCCGTCCTCGGACTCGCCGATCCGGTTCAGCGCGTCCTGGATGTCGCCCTCCTGGCTCACGTCGAGTGTCACGCGCTCGTACTCCTCGGGGAGGTCGTAGGTGACGCTGCGCACGCCCGCGTAGACGGTCGCGCCCAGCTCGGCGAGGTTGCTCGCGATCTCGGCGCCGATGCCGCGGTTGGCGCCCGTGACGAGCGCGGCCTGCCCCGAGAGGTCGTCGTACAGGTCCGG
Protein-coding sequences here:
- a CDS encoding deoxyhypusine synthase, which translates into the protein MSDEDTGGDDGGKWEPPQREAFDHDPLGHARVRGGMTVAELVEQYGHAGIGAESVHGAADVLSEMWADDDCTVFVSLAGAMVPTGMRRIVADLIRDGYVDALVTTGANLTHDAIEAIGGKHHHGEERQAGKSLREHDEQLRDEEVDRIYNVYLPQEHFAEFEAHLRDEVFPPLAERDGAVSIAELTGELGRANAEVNEREAVSEGPGVAAAAYEHDVPIYCPAVQDSVLGLQAWMYAQTSDLTLDALADMTPLTDLAFEADTAGCLLIGGGVPKNFTLQTMLVTPRAYDYAVQITMDPEATGGLSGATLEEARSWGKLETDAENASVYGDATVFLPLLVAAARERVEAE
- a CDS encoding Nif3-like dinuclear metal center hexameric protein is translated as MERSEFVDRLDAELDTDAYADLDASPNGLQVGSRAGEVETVAFAVDAVEATAAAAVDTGADALVTHHGMIWGGLDRVTGREYDRIEPLVANDVALYVSHLPLDGHRELGNAAGVADVLDLVDREPFGETGPEYVGQRGVAPDGYAADELAGTLEASLAHAGEGVQVLDFGPDRIEDVGIVTGSGSDWLREAEALGLDALVTGEGKGKVYHEAREAGVSVFLAGHYATETFGVRALQSLAEEWGLETHYIDHPTGL
- the speB gene encoding agmatinase — its product is MRFPGANADRDEAAYVLTGAPLDATTTFQPGTRFGPERVRKFAATYDDYDRRTDSFFSDLRVHDAGDVPAWDALDEYLDHLTAELRAAVIDDAVPFLLGGEHTVTWAGVRASDPDVLVTVDAHLDLRDAYDGNPLSHACVVRRCLDGYESDESSGGDHPTVDEVVVLGARTGSPEEWERADAPDVTVVAPEDVTDWVREFDGFGGREAYLSIDIDGADPGFAPGTGTMEPFGLSPREIRDAVRAVAPHCVGIDAVEVNDRDDGQAAALAGKLLREAVYSHADAR
- a CDS encoding translation initiation factor IF-5A, with the translated sequence MPREQKQVRELQEGSYVMMEDSPCKINAYSTAKPGKHGSAKARIEGKGVFDDKKRSLSQPVDAKVWVPIIQRKQGQVVSVSGNDAQVMDLDTYETFTMRVPEDEDFTPDQNIEYLEYEGQRKVVG
- a CDS encoding SDR family NAD(P)-dependent oxidoreductase, which gives rise to MTDSDADAGTPAAEPDLYDDLSGQAALVTGANRGIGAEIASNLAELGATVYAGVRSVTYDLPEEYERVTLDVSQEGDIQDALNRIGESEDGLDILVNNAGVGHFGEPLHEEQTHHIDHSISVNLRGPMLLCKYALPPMLNTDSPRIVNVSSGMGALGEEQSGGSPAYRVTKTGLNGLTKYLHGEYADEGLIANSACPGWAHTEMGGEEAPRTPAEGAATPTWLARFRDGPGGRFWRNREVIDW